The following coding sequences lie in one Musa acuminata AAA Group cultivar baxijiao chromosome BXJ1-8, Cavendish_Baxijiao_AAA, whole genome shotgun sequence genomic window:
- the LOC103995916 gene encoding uncharacterized protein LOC103995916, translating into MASSTCALELRAAGLAGQFPAVRKQRKGSSLCLLLAGTKSRRRDSFLEISRGTRATVRAAQAVGHDRTTALPFSAVPTGQLALSAPAAVYMNKMEEGGKVVTPEMLDRWMRESIGEIVRNIGKAPFLMHIFSDGGRGGAAPALRLEKEAASPQIWRQIKKRWDKEGRTPDAVILVEGLEEGEMEDGTRVEEAAVGVVCRSVPRTWGLVVQGRGMDCVACYILNITRVMSSMGFCTHFCLVRAKCFGEPADVQLRNVWLQGR; encoded by the exons ATGGCGTCTTCGACCTGCGCCTTGGAGCTCCGAGCGGCGGGGTTGGCCGGTCAATTTCCGGCGGTAAGGAAGCAACGAAAGGGTTCTTCTCTCTGCCTTCTTCTGGCAGGCACCAAGTCCCGGCGGCGTGATTCTTTTCTGGAGATAAGCAGAGGCACACGAGCCACCGTGAGGGCCGCCCAAGCTGTGGGGCACGACAGGACGACGGCGCTCCCCTTCTCCGCCGTTCCAACAGGACAACTAGCGCTGTCGGCTCCTGCAGCGGTGTACATGAACAAGATGGAAGAGGGGGGGAAGGTTGTCACCCCCGAGATGCTGGATCGGTGGATGAGGGAATCAATCGGAGAG ATTGTGCGGAACATCGGCAAGGCGCCCTTTCTCATGCACATCTTCTCCGACGGAGGCCGAGGGGGCGCCGCGCCGGCGCTGCGGCTGGAGAAGGAAGCGGCGTCGCCACAGATCTGGCGGCAGATCAAGAAGCGGTGGGACAAGGAGGGCCGCACGCCCGACGCCGTGATCCTGGTGGAGGGGCTCGAAGAGGGAGAGATGGAGGACGGCACTCGCGTTGAAGAGGCCGCGGTCGGCGTCGTCTGCCGCAGCGTCCCCCGGACGTGGGGCCTGGTGGTGCAGGGGCGGGGGATGGACTGCGTCGCGTGCTACATCCTCAACATCACCCGGGTGATGTCGTCGATGGGCTTCTGCACCCACTTCTGCCTCGTCCGTGCCAAATGCTTCGGCGAGCCGGCGGACGTGCAGCTCAGGAACGTTTGGTTGCAGGGGAGGTAG
- the LOC135581211 gene encoding ATP synthase delta chain, chloroplastic-like isoform X1 has protein sequence MDMGRTPCSKRVQMKILYQSINPNGQPACPLKSSAMDACQQRFQMGLPLHGVSSLKACPLSSLKKASVTIAGRESRQGRPSYAVSDVGTDPDVRIDIFDGSTSSICNLSHSLVNEHKVGHVENCNMPVCGLEFQPLTPSFMHAIMEEEKFSVTQDASKDGDQNSSKPSDVLVISVSSAVKLDDRQINLISRKMQRLTGFRKLRLENIVDPSLIAGFVISYCDDGSHIIDLSVKGQLAMLAARLESSDQKSANTVGDFLTA, from the exons ATGGACATGGGGAGAACACCATGCAGCAAGAGGGTACAA ATGAAGATCTTATACCAGTCCATTAATCCAAATGGGCAACCAGCATGCCCTCTTAAAAGTTCTGCCATGGATGCCTGTCAACAACGTTTTCAAATGGGTCTGCCTCTGCATGGTGTTTCCTCCCTGAAGGCATGCCCATTAAGCTCGTTGAAGAAGGCCTCTGTCACCATTGCAGGCAGGGAATCCAGACAAGGACGGCCTTCATATGCTGTATCTGATGTTGGAACCGACCCTGATGTACGCATTGACATATTCGATGGATCCACCAGTAGCATTTGCAATCTTTCTCATTCACTTGTAAACGAACACAAAGTTGGACATGTCGAAAATTGCAACATGCCGGTGTGCGGCCTGGAGTTTCAGCCCTTAACTCCGAGTTTCATGCATGCTATCATGGAGGAAGAGAAGTTCAGTGTGACACAAGATGCCAGCAAAGACGGCGATCAAAACTCTTCCAAGCCAAGTGATGTTCTTGTCATTTCTGTCTCTTCTGCTGTGAAATTGGATGATAGGCAGatcaatctcatctcaagaaagaTGCAGAGGCTGACAGGGTTCAGAAAATTGAGACTGGAAAACATTGTCGATCCATCGCTGATTGCAGGCTTTGTCATTAGCTACTGTGACGATGGGTCACATATTATTGATCTGAGCGTGAAAGGTCAGTTGGCTATGCTCGCAGCAAGGCTTGAATCCTCAGATCAGAAGAGTGCTAACACAGTTGGAGATTTCCTGACAGCATGA
- the LOC135581211 gene encoding ATP synthase delta chain, chloroplastic-like isoform X2, with translation MDMGRTPCSKRMKILYQSINPNGQPACPLKSSAMDACQQRFQMGLPLHGVSSLKACPLSSLKKASVTIAGRESRQGRPSYAVSDVGTDPDVRIDIFDGSTSSICNLSHSLVNEHKVGHVENCNMPVCGLEFQPLTPSFMHAIMEEEKFSVTQDASKDGDQNSSKPSDVLVISVSSAVKLDDRQINLISRKMQRLTGFRKLRLENIVDPSLIAGFVISYCDDGSHIIDLSVKGQLAMLAARLESSDQKSANTVGDFLTA, from the exons ATGGACATGGGGAGAACACCATGCAGCAAGAGG ATGAAGATCTTATACCAGTCCATTAATCCAAATGGGCAACCAGCATGCCCTCTTAAAAGTTCTGCCATGGATGCCTGTCAACAACGTTTTCAAATGGGTCTGCCTCTGCATGGTGTTTCCTCCCTGAAGGCATGCCCATTAAGCTCGTTGAAGAAGGCCTCTGTCACCATTGCAGGCAGGGAATCCAGACAAGGACGGCCTTCATATGCTGTATCTGATGTTGGAACCGACCCTGATGTACGCATTGACATATTCGATGGATCCACCAGTAGCATTTGCAATCTTTCTCATTCACTTGTAAACGAACACAAAGTTGGACATGTCGAAAATTGCAACATGCCGGTGTGCGGCCTGGAGTTTCAGCCCTTAACTCCGAGTTTCATGCATGCTATCATGGAGGAAGAGAAGTTCAGTGTGACACAAGATGCCAGCAAAGACGGCGATCAAAACTCTTCCAAGCCAAGTGATGTTCTTGTCATTTCTGTCTCTTCTGCTGTGAAATTGGATGATAGGCAGatcaatctcatctcaagaaagaTGCAGAGGCTGACAGGGTTCAGAAAATTGAGACTGGAAAACATTGTCGATCCATCGCTGATTGCAGGCTTTGTCATTAGCTACTGTGACGATGGGTCACATATTATTGATCTGAGCGTGAAAGGTCAGTTGGCTATGCTCGCAGCAAGGCTTGAATCCTCAGATCAGAAGAGTGCTAACACAGTTGGAGATTTCCTGACAGCATGA
- the LOC135588546 gene encoding mediator of RNA polymerase II transcription subunit 7a-like isoform X1 has translation MTVHSNSLSDSPNPSPPFAAVRILPHLVPDRSYHHSGSPARPVVARSQLRAATAWGKSRGRKVLMATGTSSAYPPPPPYYRLYKDYLEDPESAPEPPPPVQGTYPLFGATYTTDVVLPSLEDQGVRQLYPKGPTIDFKRELTSLNRELQLHILELADVLVERPSQYARRVEDISLIFKNLHHLLNSLRPHQARATLIHILERQIQQRKQAIEDIKRRREEAQRLLKESLQNLDGHLA, from the exons ATGACCGTCCATAGCAACTCGTTATCCGATTCACCAAATCCCAGTCCTCCATTCGCTGCAGTTCGGATTCTCCCCCATCTCGTTCCCGATCGCAGCTACCACCACAGCGGCAGTCCGGCGCGCCCTGTCGTAGCCCG CTCCCAATTGCGAGCAGCAACTGCTTGGGGAAAGAGTAGAGGGAGAAAGGTGTTGATGGCAACAGGAACATCGTCGGCGTATCCGCCACCTCCTCCGTATTATCGCCTGTACAAGGACTATCTTGAGGATCCCGAGTCTGCTCCCGAACCTCCCCCGCCCGTCCAGGGGACTTACCCTCTCTTCGGCGCCACCTACACT ACGGATGTGGTGCTGCCGAGCTTAGAGGATCAGGGAGTACGTCAGCTCTACCCCAAAGGCCCCACCATTG aCTTCAAGCGGGAATTAACATCCCTCAATAGAGAGCTTCAACTGCATATTCTCGAGTTAGCAGATGTTCTCGTTGAGAGACCGTCTCAATACGCACGTAGAGTTGAAGACATCTCTCTTATtttcaagaacttgcatcatctTCTGAATTCATTGCGTCCTCATCAG GCGAGAGCAACACTCATTCACATTCTAGAACGTCAGATACAACAGAGGAAGCAAGCAATAGAGGATATCAAAAG GAGGAGAGAGGAGGCACAAAGACTTCTCAAGGAATCACTCCAGAATTTGGATGGTCATCTGGCATGA
- the LOC135588546 gene encoding mediator of RNA polymerase II transcription subunit 7a-like isoform X2, with protein sequence MATGTSSAYPPPPPYYRLYKDYLEDPESAPEPPPPVQGTYPLFGATYTTDVVLPSLEDQGVRQLYPKGPTIDFKRELTSLNRELQLHILELADVLVERPSQYARRVEDISLIFKNLHHLLNSLRPHQARATLIHILERQIQQRKQAIEDIKRRREEAQRLLKESLQNLDGHLA encoded by the exons ATGGCAACAGGAACATCGTCGGCGTATCCGCCACCTCCTCCGTATTATCGCCTGTACAAGGACTATCTTGAGGATCCCGAGTCTGCTCCCGAACCTCCCCCGCCCGTCCAGGGGACTTACCCTCTCTTCGGCGCCACCTACACT ACGGATGTGGTGCTGCCGAGCTTAGAGGATCAGGGAGTACGTCAGCTCTACCCCAAAGGCCCCACCATTG aCTTCAAGCGGGAATTAACATCCCTCAATAGAGAGCTTCAACTGCATATTCTCGAGTTAGCAGATGTTCTCGTTGAGAGACCGTCTCAATACGCACGTAGAGTTGAAGACATCTCTCTTATtttcaagaacttgcatcatctTCTGAATTCATTGCGTCCTCATCAG GCGAGAGCAACACTCATTCACATTCTAGAACGTCAGATACAACAGAGGAAGCAAGCAATAGAGGATATCAAAAG GAGGAGAGAGGAGGCACAAAGACTTCTCAAGGAATCACTCCAGAATTTGGATGGTCATCTGGCATGA
- the LOC103995912 gene encoding germin-like protein 5-1, translating to MGKSSLLACFSLFLVLPPCLAADPDLLQDICVADLSSNVKLNGFACKPAASITEADFFFRGLAVPGATTNTTTGYLVTAANVEKIPGLNTLGLSFSRVDFAPGGLNPPHTHPRATEIVFVLDGTLDVGFLTTANKMVAKTITKGDIFVFPRGLVHFQKNSGAVPAASISAFNSQLPGTQSIAVTLFAANPPVPDHVLTEAFQIGTKEVEKIKSRLAPKKAAEEAVNCL from the exons ATGGGCAAGTCTTCCCTCCTGGCatgcttctccctcttcctcgttCTTCCTCCCTGCCTCGCTGCGGACCCTGACCTGCTCCAAGACATCTGCGTAGCAGATCTCAGCTCGA ACGTCAAGTTAAATGGCTTCGCGTGCAAGCCAGCCGCCAGCATCACAGAGGCGGACTTCTTCTTCAGGGGCCTGGCCGTGCCCGGCGCCACCACCAACACTACCACGGGCTACCTCGTGACCGCTGCCAACGTCGAGAAGATCCCCGGGCTCAACACCCTCGGCTTGTCCTTCTCTCGCGTCGACTTCGCTCCCGGCGGGCTGAACCCGCCCCACACCCACCCGCGCGCCACCGAGATCGTCTTCGTCCTCGACGGCACCCTCGACGTCGGCTTCCTCACCACCGCCAACAAGATGGTGGCCAAGACCATCACCAAGGGCGACATCTTCGTCTTTCCCCGCGGGCTAGTCCACTTCCAGAAGAACAGCGGTGCGGTTCCCGCCGCCAGCATCTCTGCCTTCAACAGCCAGCTCCCCGGCACCCAGTCCATTGCCGTCACACTCTTTGCGGCCAATCCGCCGGTGCCCGACCATGTTCTTACCGAGGCGTTCCAAATCGGAACCAAGGAGGTGGAAAAGATCAAGAGCCGCCTTGCACCCAAGAAAGCAGCAGAAGAGGCGGTCAACTGTCTTTAA